One genomic region from Streptomyces sp. NBC_01431 encodes:
- a CDS encoding alpha-glucosidase/alpha-galactosidase, translating into MSPASDPTGTKIAFIGAGSVEFTQGLLADLFAFPEFVRAHIALHDIDPERLATSEAAARHIAASLGAAPAISAHLQRRAALDGADFVINTVQVGMTAATRTDFEIPARYGLRQTIGDTLGVGGIFRALRTFPVLRSLAADIAELCPNAWLLNYTNPMAMNLLYLHRVAPELRAVGLCHSVYWTIHDLAELIGVPFGEVSYLAAGVNHQSWVLRFERAGQDLYPLLDETIAKDPGLLRRVRVDMYRRLGHYPTETSEHSSEYVPWYLHHDQEIDRLRLPVGAYLDISEDNLLTYARTRDALASGQPLPVEGTMEYAPQIIHSIVTGTPRTVYGNVPNHGLIDNLPADALVEVPCLVDALGVQPTRVGALPPQCAALNRSYVSVTDLVVRAAVLGEPRHIRHAAMTDPATAAALPVERIWDLCDDLVQAHAPLLQPELRALLGH; encoded by the coding sequence ATGTCTCCTGCTTCCGACCCAACCGGCACCAAGATCGCCTTCATCGGCGCGGGCAGCGTCGAATTCACCCAGGGGCTGCTCGCCGACCTCTTCGCCTTCCCCGAGTTCGTCCGCGCCCACATAGCGCTGCACGACATCGACCCCGAGCGACTCGCCACCAGCGAGGCGGCGGCCCGCCACATCGCGGCCTCACTGGGCGCGGCCCCGGCGATCAGCGCACATCTCCAGCGGCGCGCGGCGCTCGACGGTGCCGACTTCGTCATCAACACCGTCCAGGTCGGCATGACCGCGGCCACCCGCACCGACTTCGAGATCCCCGCCCGCTACGGACTGCGCCAGACCATCGGCGACACCCTCGGCGTCGGCGGCATCTTCCGTGCCCTGCGCACCTTCCCCGTGCTGCGCTCGCTCGCCGCCGACATCGCCGAACTCTGCCCCAACGCCTGGCTGTTGAACTACACCAACCCGATGGCGATGAACCTGCTGTACCTGCACCGGGTGGCACCCGAGCTGCGCGCCGTCGGCCTATGCCATTCCGTGTACTGGACGATTCACGACCTGGCCGAGCTGATCGGCGTGCCCTTCGGCGAGGTCTCCTACCTCGCGGCCGGGGTCAACCACCAGTCCTGGGTGCTGCGTTTCGAACGCGCGGGCCAGGACCTGTACCCGCTCCTCGACGAGACCATCGCCAAGGACCCCGGGCTGCTGCGCCGGGTACGCGTCGACATGTACCGCAGACTGGGCCACTACCCGACGGAGACCAGCGAGCACTCCAGCGAGTACGTGCCCTGGTATCTTCACCACGACCAGGAGATCGACCGGCTGCGCCTGCCGGTCGGCGCCTACCTCGACATCAGCGAGGACAACCTGCTCACCTACGCCCGCACCCGCGACGCCCTCGCCTCCGGGCAGCCGCTGCCGGTGGAGGGGACCATGGAGTACGCCCCGCAGATCATCCACAGCATCGTCACCGGCACCCCGCGCACGGTCTACGGCAACGTCCCCAACCACGGCCTCATCGACAACCTGCCCGCCGACGCGTTGGTCGAAGTCCCGTGTCTGGTCGACGCGTTGGGGGTACAGCCGACAAGGGTGGGCGCGCTGCCGCCGCAGTGCGCGGCGCTCAACCGCAGCTATGTCTCAGTGACGGATCTCGTCGTCCGGGCCGCCGTGCTCGGCGAACCGCGCCACATCCGGCACGCCGCCATGACCGATCCGGCGACCGCGGCGGCGCTGCCCGTCGAGCGGATCTGGGACCTGTGCGACGACCTCGTACAGGCTCACGCGCCCCTGCTCCAGCCGGAGTTGCGGGCCCTGTTGGGGCACTGA
- a CDS encoding nitroreductase family deazaflavin-dependent oxidoreductase, translated as MSASAHVQKPGWFTVNVMNRLVAWMTRRGFSVWGSRVLAVRGRKSGEWRRTPVNLLTIDGAQYLVAPRGHVQWTHNMRAAGGGELLLGKKTDSFTAVEVADDDKPVVLRAYLKRWKAEVGAFFNGVGPDSSDEELRRIAPDHPVFLITITN; from the coding sequence ATGTCCGCTTCCGCACACGTCCAGAAGCCCGGCTGGTTCACGGTCAACGTCATGAACCGGCTCGTCGCGTGGATGACCCGCCGCGGATTCAGCGTCTGGGGCTCCCGGGTCCTCGCGGTCCGCGGCCGCAAGAGCGGCGAGTGGCGCCGTACCCCGGTCAACCTGTTGACCATCGACGGCGCGCAGTACCTGGTGGCGCCGCGCGGACACGTCCAGTGGACGCACAACATGCGGGCGGCCGGCGGCGGCGAACTGCTCCTCGGCAAGAAGACGGACTCCTTCACCGCCGTCGAAGTCGCCGACGACGACAAGCCCGTCGTGCTGCGCGCCTACCTCAAGCGCTGGAAGGCCGAGGTCGGCGCCTTCTTCAACGGCGTCGGCCCCGACTCCAGTGACGAGGAGCTGCGCCGGATCGCCCCCGACCACCCGGTGTTCCTCATCACGATCACCAACTGA
- a CDS encoding TetR/AcrR family transcriptional regulator, producing the protein MSTVQGARARARIEVTAAIKDEARRQLAADGATKLSLRAVARELGMVSSALYRYFPSRDDLLTALIVDAYDAVGEAAEHALAQQKASAPPAARWTAVCRAVRHWALAHPHEYALIYGSPVPGYTAPEATIGPAARVGLVLISIVRDAHQGKGIAPPRLATPLRAEAERMVADFAPDLPPPAAVALVAAWAQLFGLISFEVFGQFHRVVEDREPFFAHAAEQLARSVGLVLPA; encoded by the coding sequence ATGAGCACCGTCCAGGGAGCCCGCGCACGGGCACGCATCGAAGTCACCGCGGCCATCAAGGACGAGGCCAGGAGACAGCTGGCGGCGGACGGCGCCACCAAGCTCTCGCTCCGCGCCGTCGCCCGCGAGCTCGGCATGGTTTCGTCCGCCCTCTACCGGTACTTCCCCAGCCGGGACGACCTGCTGACCGCCCTCATCGTGGACGCCTACGACGCGGTGGGGGAGGCCGCCGAGCACGCCCTCGCCCAGCAGAAGGCCAGCGCCCCGCCCGCCGCCCGGTGGACCGCGGTCTGCCGCGCCGTACGGCACTGGGCACTCGCCCACCCCCATGAGTACGCCCTCATCTACGGTTCGCCCGTGCCCGGGTACACCGCCCCCGAGGCGACCATCGGCCCCGCGGCGAGGGTCGGACTCGTCCTCATCTCGATCGTCCGGGACGCGCACCAGGGCAAGGGCATCGCGCCCCCACGGCTCGCGACGCCGCTGCGGGCCGAAGCCGAGCGCATGGTCGCCGACTTCGCCCCCGACCTTCCGCCACCGGCGGCCGTCGCGCTGGTCGCCGCCTGGGCGCAGCTCTTCGGGCTGATCTCCTTCGAGGTGTTCGGCCAGTTCCACCGGGTCGTGGAGGACCGCGAGCCGTTCTTCGCGCACGCCGCGGAGCAACTGGCCCGCTCGGTGGGCCTGGTCCTGCCCGCCTAG
- a CDS encoding sensor histidine kinase: MEEQQSPRGGPPWERGGPPPLRRWTRGRGGAPGRGRLPWRSTIAITVFVLVGSNFAAHVHSGRVPLDGFARVLLLAGCVVLLVRHRHPVVAAFASSAAALVYLGAGYPYGPVFLSVAVGCFAAVTAGYRRQAWAAVGMLWLGHLLVAHWLYRWLPPEGDSAAPWAQEAGVAAWAVAIIAVAEVVRVRREQWARERAGRAAAQKRRADEERLRIARELHDVLAHSISVINVQAGVGLALLDSDPEQARTALTTIKSASKEALGEVRQVLETLRTPGDAPRSPAPGLDRLPELVEQAATTGLAVEVTTTGERAALPPGVDLAAFRIVQEALTNVVRHSAARTARVAIGYEPGALVLGIEDAGPSAGGDAGGSGNGLIGMRERAAALGGTIEAGPPPAGGFRVTARLPLATPAKETQ; the protein is encoded by the coding sequence ATGGAAGAGCAGCAGTCACCGCGCGGCGGTCCACCCTGGGAGCGGGGCGGGCCGCCCCCGCTGCGGCGCTGGACGCGGGGGCGAGGCGGTGCGCCGGGCCGGGGCCGGCTGCCGTGGCGGTCGACGATCGCGATCACCGTGTTCGTCCTGGTCGGTTCCAACTTCGCGGCCCACGTCCACAGCGGCCGGGTCCCGCTCGACGGCTTCGCCCGGGTGCTCCTGCTCGCGGGCTGCGTGGTGCTCCTCGTCCGCCACCGTCACCCCGTTGTGGCCGCCTTCGCCAGTTCGGCCGCGGCCTTGGTCTACCTCGGGGCGGGCTATCCGTACGGCCCGGTCTTCCTCTCCGTGGCGGTCGGCTGCTTCGCCGCGGTGACCGCCGGATACCGCCGGCAGGCCTGGGCCGCGGTCGGCATGCTCTGGCTGGGGCATCTCCTCGTCGCGCACTGGCTCTACCGCTGGCTGCCGCCCGAGGGTGACTCGGCGGCTCCCTGGGCCCAGGAAGCAGGGGTCGCCGCCTGGGCGGTGGCCATCATCGCGGTCGCGGAGGTCGTCCGCGTCCGCAGGGAGCAGTGGGCCAGGGAGCGGGCCGGCCGGGCCGCCGCGCAAAAGCGCCGGGCGGACGAGGAGCGGCTGCGGATCGCCCGGGAACTGCACGACGTGCTCGCCCACAGCATCTCCGTCATCAACGTCCAGGCGGGCGTCGGTCTCGCCCTCCTGGACTCCGACCCCGAACAGGCTCGCACCGCGCTGACCACCATCAAGTCGGCGAGCAAGGAGGCGCTTGGCGAAGTGCGCCAAGTTCTGGAGACGTTGCGCACGCCGGGCGACGCCCCGCGCTCCCCGGCGCCCGGTCTCGACCGCCTCCCCGAACTGGTCGAGCAGGCCGCGACCACCGGGCTCGCCGTCGAGGTCACGACAACCGGCGAACGCGCGGCCCTGCCGCCCGGCGTCGATCTGGCCGCCTTCCGCATCGTGCAGGAGGCCCTCACCAACGTCGTACGCCACTCCGCCGCGCGCACCGCGCGGGTCGCGATCGGCTACGAGCCGGGCGCCCTGGTGCTGGGGATCGAGGACGCGGGGCCGTCCGCCGGCGGTGACGCGGGCGGCAGCGGCAACGGACTGATCGGTATGCGGGAGCGGGCCGCCGCCCTGGGTGGCACCATCGAGGCCGGGCCGCCCCCGGCCGGCGGCTTCCGGGTGACCGCCCGG